The window GTTATTGATCTTCGGTATAAACAATGCCATCGTAATTGCTTTCTTATGCGCCCTCTTAAACCTGATCCCGTATATCGGTCCGTTAATCGGAGGCGCATTAATGGTAATACTTACAATGACCAGCAATTTAGGACAAGACTTCAGCAGCGTTATATTGCCTACAACCGTTTATGTTTTGATAGGTTTTATTATCGGACAACTGATCGACAACTTCTTTAGCCAACCGTTCATTTTCTCCAATAGCGTAAAATCACATCCACTAGAGATCTTTCTGGTTATCTTGATCGCAGGCTTATTGTTTGGAGCCACCGGTATGATCGTAGCTGTACCTGCATACACCGCCATTAAAGTTATCCTGAAAGAGTTTTTAGCCGAAAATAAGATTGTTAAATCATTGACAAAAAATCTATAGTTTTACTTTGAATAAAAACATATTAAATATTGGTGTTCAGGACTTTATAGTTGAAAATTTAAATACTGACATTTTGTCAATCCTTTTAAAAAAGCAACTTTTCGACAACGTCAGCAACCAAGAATTGGTTGAGCAGGCAGAAGCAAAGACAAGGTGCAAAAAAAAGCTTCCTTTATGGTTTAGTACTCCCCTTATTTACTACCCCAATAAATTAAATATCGAACAAACTTCATCAGAGAAAGCTGCCAGGTATAAAGCTGATCTGATTGCTGGTAAAAAGCTGATTGATCTCACCGGTGGTTTCGGAGTAGACGCTTTCTATTTTTCCAGGAGATTTGATCAGGTAGTACATTGTGAAATAAACCAGGACCTCTCTAAAATAGCCTCTCACAACTTCGAGCAGCTTGGCGCAAAAAACATAAAGTGCACAAACATTGATGGCATGGACTACTTAAAGGCCTCTGATGAAATTTTCGATTGCATTTATATAGATCCCTCCAGAAGAAATAATGCCAAAGGAAAAGTTTTTAAGCTGGAAGATTGTTTGCCCGACGTTCCCAGACATTTAGATCTTTTACTGAAGAAAGGCAAGATGATAATTATCAAAACATCTCCCATGCTCGACATTACCCTGGGACTAAAAGAATTAAAGTTTGTTGAGGAAATCCACATACTGGCAATCCATAACGAAGTAAAGGAGTTGTTGTGGATCATAAGCAGTGAATCCGAAACGCTCCGTAAAATAAAGACTGTCAACATCTCCGATAAAGATGAAACTTTCGAGTATTCTCCGGCTCATCAACAAACAACACAGGTAAAATATGCTCTTCCGTTGCAGTTCCTATACGAACCAAATGCTGCTATTATGAAGTCTGGAGCCTTTAATCTGATCACTGAAAAATACAACACCCCAAAGCTCCACGAGCACTCGCATTTATACACATCCGACACGCTTAAGGAATTTCCCGGGAGAAAATTTAAAATAGAAAGTATTGTTCACTATAGCCCTAAAAATCTAAAAAAGATATTGAGCGGCTCCAAAGCTAATATAGCTACAAGAAATTTTCCTGAAACCCCCGATCAGATTAAAAAGCGACTAAATGTAAAAGACGGTGGCGACTCATATTTGTTCTTCACTACCGATATGAACAACTCCAGGATCGTTATCTTCTGCTCAAAAATTAGCTAATCACAATCCCATCTGAAATTTGCTACGCGGTCATTAGAACCCGCACTCAAATTATAATGCCACCACTCCGTTCTAATAGACCAAAACCCGTGTGCTTCCATGGTTTCTTTAAGGAGTCTTCTGTTGCTGAGCACATCTTCCGGAAGATCTGTAAAGTCGTGATGTGCCTTATGCCCGAAAAAATCAAAGCCGGTTCCCATATCCAGCTCTCCTCCTGACTCATCTACCAGTGTTATATCTACAGCCCCCCCTTTGTTATGAATAGAACCTTTGGCCGGATTGGCTACATATTGGGGGTTCGGAACAATTTTCCACATTTTCTTTTGCACATCATGAGGCCGGTAACAATCAAAAAATTTAATTCGATACCCCTTTTTTCTGAATTCATTATTAGCCCTGATCAGGGCTTTGGCCGTTTTAGCCCGGACAAAACACTCTGCACAATCATAAACCCTAGTCTTTAAAAAATTATCGGTTGTGGCATATTTCATATCATATACAAAATCGCTGCTGTATTCTTTTAAATTAACAAATGAAGTGTCCGGAACAACAGACAGGTCTTTGTACGTTTGCTCGGCAAATGCTACCACAGGCTTCAGGGTATCTTTCTTAACCTCTGTAACAATCTCAGTTGCCATTCTATCAATGGCCGCTTCCCGAACTTCTTTTTTATCCGCTTTTTTACATGCATTAAGAGTAAAGAATACGATACTGACCGTAAGTAACTGAATTATAAACAAAAACGTTCTCATTGTATCTTTTTAATGTTTTTATCTTTTATTTAGAGTGCAAAATAACCACTTTAAAACTTTTTATGATCTTTTTCTTTACGAAAACGATTGAAATAAATACTTTTGCGCTGAAAAACTAAACTTAAACATAACACTAAACTAGCAAAATGAGCCTGAACAATAATTACGAGCAAGAGCTCGCGCTTCAAGCCAACCGCAGAAAAGCCTCTGTAGAATTCATTCAAATCGTAAACGACCTTTGGTACGACAAATCTACTGAGTTGGTATTGTTTCGAAATCAATTGATAGACAAAAATGTCAGCGAAATCCTAAATCTTCACGAGTACGCCTGCGAATTTGTTGAAAAACCTATTTCTATTTTTGATTCGGTAGAAATCGCCAAGGCAATTCAGTCCTTAAACTTGCCTCCCGCTAAAATTGATATCGGGAAACTTACGTATGAATATCACTTGGAAGACAATAAGTACAATGACAGCAAAGCATTCGTAATCGACAAACTGAAGAATGCCAACGACTCATCTGAGATCCAGCCAAAAGACGTTGTATTATACGGTTTCGGACGTATCGGAAGGCTCCTGGCCAGAGAGCTTATGCTTAAAACCGGTAAAGGAAGTCAATTAAGGTTAAGGGCTATTGTAACGCGAGGAGACATTAATCAGGAAGTACTGGAAAAAAGAGCCGCTTTACTGAGAAATGATTCCGTTCACGGCGATTTTCCCGGAACAGTGATTGCTGATGCAGAAAACAGGTCGCTGATCATTAACGGCACAACCGTACATATGATTTCTGCCAATGCCCCAGAAGATATTGATTATACGCAGTATGGAATTGGCAATGCATTAATCATTGATAATACAGGTGCCTTCAGAGATGAAAAAGCACTGAACAGACATTTAAAAGCAAAAGGAGCGGCAAAAGTATTACTGACAGCTCCCGGCAAAGAGGTGCCGAATATCGTTTACGGGGTCAATCAAAAAGAATTTGACCCTGATAAAGTCAATGTTTTTTCGGCGGCGTCGTGCACTACCAACGCCATAACTCCAATCTTAAAAGCCGTTGAAGAATCACTAGGTGTTGTAAGAGGTCACCTGGAAACTATACATGCTTACACCAACGATCAGAACCTGGTTGATAATATGCATAAAAAATACCGTCGCGGACGCGCTGCAGCCTTAAACATGGTTATTACCGAAACCGGGGCCGGACAGGCTGTTTCTAAAGCGCTCCCTTCTCTGGAAGGCAAGCTCACCTCAAATGCAATTCGCGTGCCTGTTCCGAATGGCTCTTTGGTGGTATTAAATCTTGAATTGAACAAGGCCACAACAAAAGATAAAATCAATGGCATAATGAAAAAATATGCCCTAGAAGGTGATTTGGTTGAACAAATCAAGTACTCATTAAGCAATGAGCTTGTTTCTTCAGATATCGTAGGTACTTCTGCCCCGTCTATCTATGACAGCAAAGCTACAATCGTTGATAAAAACGGAAAGAATGCCGTATTGTACATATGGTATGATAATGAATACGGATACAGTCATCAGGTAATCCGACTGGCTAAATATATAGCCAAAGTCAGAAGGTTCACCTATTACTAGCAGCTAACACATAAAGGGCACTTTAATTCAAAACAAGTGCCCTCTTTTTATTACACCCCTTCCTTAATTAATTTTAGTTGCTCCAGATCTAAAATTTTATTTTTTTAGCAAGTAAAGATCCAGAACACTTTCCTGCACGTATAAAACAATAAGTGATAATTATTACCGTTAGCAGTAAAAACGTATATTTGCAACCCCAAATTAAATTTACAGAAAATGAAAAGGATACAGAAAATGAGAGTTTTAGCTTTATTTTTATTTACCATTGCAGCAGTTCATGCCCAAGAAAGCGAAAATAATACCCTATCTCTTACCGAAGGTAATGTAAATGATCAGTTTGAATACGTTTATCAAAAGTCAAATAACTATCAGAACTATAAAGTAGTAAAAAAGGTTTGGCTTACTACGCTCAAAAAAAATGTAATTGACTCTTTAAATACTTTCAAAAACGAACTGGCAGCCGTTAAAAAGTTAAATACAACCCAAAAAGGAGAGATCAATAAACTTAACGATGATGCCGCTTCATTGAATACGCAGCTTACCCAGCTTAAAGAAGAAAAAGACAGTATTTCTTTTTTCGGACTCTTAATTTCGAAGCAAAATTATAAATCGCTGATGTGGGGCTTGGTATTCATCCTGCTAGCCGTTCTCTTCTTATTCATCTACAAGTTCAGAAATGCCAATAAAGTTACTGTAGAATCTCGTAACAACCTTAAGGACATAGAAGAAGAATATGAAGAATACAGAAGAAATGCGTTGGAAAGAGAACAGAAAGCAAGACGCCAGCTTCAAGACGAGATCAACAAGCAAAAATTAGCTAAAGCCAAATAACACCTGCTAAAAACTCACAAAAGGCTCTCTCACAAGAGCCTTTTTTTATGGACAATATCAAAGTTTCTTCGCATCTTTGCAGCTCAGAAGTTTATAGAATTATGCGTATAGATATCATTACTGTCCTTCCCGAGTTATTAAAAAGCCCCTTTGAAGCTTCCATCCTGAAAAGGGCCATAGAAAAAGGGCTTGTAGAAGTCCATTTCCACAATTTAAGGGATTATACGACAAACAACTACAAAACGATAGATGACTATCAGTTTGGCGGAGGCGCCGGAATGGTAATGATGATAGAGCCTATAGATAAATGCATCTCAAAACTGAAAGCTGAAAGAACGTATGATGAAGTGGTTTATATGACTCCCGATGGAGAAAGACTCAACCAGCAGGTAGCCAATTCCCTGTCTTTGAAAGGTAATATTATAATTCTTTGCGGCCATTACAAAGGTGTAGACCAAAGGGTAAGAGATCA of the Zhouia spongiae genome contains:
- a CDS encoding M15 family metallopeptidase is translated as MRTFLFIIQLLTVSIVFFTLNACKKADKKEVREAAIDRMATEIVTEVKKDTLKPVVAFAEQTYKDLSVVPDTSFVNLKEYSSDFVYDMKYATTDNFLKTRVYDCAECFVRAKTAKALIRANNEFRKKGYRIKFFDCYRPHDVQKKMWKIVPNPQYVANPAKGSIHNKGGAVDITLVDESGGELDMGTGFDFFGHKAHHDFTDLPEDVLSNRRLLKETMEAHGFWSIRTEWWHYNLSAGSNDRVANFRWDCD
- a CDS encoding glyceraldehyde-3-phosphate dehydrogenase, with product MSLNNNYEQELALQANRRKASVEFIQIVNDLWYDKSTELVLFRNQLIDKNVSEILNLHEYACEFVEKPISIFDSVEIAKAIQSLNLPPAKIDIGKLTYEYHLEDNKYNDSKAFVIDKLKNANDSSEIQPKDVVLYGFGRIGRLLARELMLKTGKGSQLRLRAIVTRGDINQEVLEKRAALLRNDSVHGDFPGTVIADAENRSLIINGTTVHMISANAPEDIDYTQYGIGNALIIDNTGAFRDEKALNRHLKAKGAAKVLLTAPGKEVPNIVYGVNQKEFDPDKVNVFSAASCTTNAITPILKAVEESLGVVRGHLETIHAYTNDQNLVDNMHKKYRRGRAAALNMVITETGAGQAVSKALPSLEGKLTSNAIRVPVPNGSLVVLNLELNKATTKDKINGIMKKYALEGDLVEQIKYSLSNELVSSDIVGTSAPSIYDSKATIVDKNGKNAVLYIWYDNEYGYSHQVIRLAKYIAKVRRFTYY
- a CDS encoding tRNA (guanine-N1)-methyltransferase, which produces MKRIQKMRVLALFLFTIAAVHAQESENNTLSLTEGNVNDQFEYVYQKSNNYQNYKVVKKVWLTTLKKNVIDSLNTFKNELAAVKKLNTTQKGEINKLNDDAASLNTQLTQLKEEKDSISFFGLLISKQNYKSLMWGLVFILLAVLFLFIYKFRNANKVTVESRNNLKDIEEEYEEYRRNALEREQKARRQLQDEINKQKLAKAK
- a CDS encoding class I SAM-dependent methyltransferase, giving the protein MNKNILNIGVQDFIVENLNTDILSILLKKQLFDNVSNQELVEQAEAKTRCKKKLPLWFSTPLIYYPNKLNIEQTSSEKAARYKADLIAGKKLIDLTGGFGVDAFYFSRRFDQVVHCEINQDLSKIASHNFEQLGAKNIKCTNIDGMDYLKASDEIFDCIYIDPSRRNNAKGKVFKLEDCLPDVPRHLDLLLKKGKMIIIKTSPMLDITLGLKELKFVEEIHILAIHNEVKELLWIISSESETLRKIKTVNISDKDETFEYSPAHQQTTQVKYALPLQFLYEPNAAIMKSGAFNLITEKYNTPKLHEHSHLYTSDTLKEFPGRKFKIESIVHYSPKNLKKILSGSKANIATRNFPETPDQIKKRLNVKDGGDSYLFFTTDMNNSRIVIFCSKIS
- the trmD gene encoding tRNA (guanosine(37)-N1)-methyltransferase TrmD, translated to MRIDIITVLPELLKSPFEASILKRAIEKGLVEVHFHNLRDYTTNNYKTIDDYQFGGGAGMVMMIEPIDKCISKLKAERTYDEVVYMTPDGERLNQQVANSLSLKGNIIILCGHYKGVDQRVRDHFITKEISIGDYVLSGGELGAAVLCDAVIRLIPGVLNDETSALTDSFQDNLLAPPVYTRPADYKGWKVPEILLSGNFPKIEKWREEKAFEHTKNRRPDLLEE